Genomic window (Selenomonadales bacterium):
GTACTTCATCATAATCGATGCGGAACGTCTGTTCATCAACGCCATACGGTACGATGTTGAAGAATTTGCCCGAGAAGTTGACCGGGCTGCCGTGCGTCAAATGGCCGCCGTGCGCGAGGTTCATACCGAGGATGGTGTCGCCGTGTTCTAACAAGGCGAGATATACTGCCGTATTGGCCTGCGCGCCCGAGTGCGGCTGTACGTTCGCATGCTCTGCGCCGAACAGTTCTTTGGCACGGGCGATGGCAAGCTGTTCTACGACATCGACACATTCACAGCCGCCGTAGTAGCGTTTGCCGGGGTAGCCTTCGGCATATTTATTCGTAAGGACAGAGCCCTGTGCTTCCATGACTGCTTCGGATACGAAGTTTTCGGATGCGATGAGCTCGAGTTTATTCTGTTGTCTTTCTTTTTCTGCTTGGATAGCCAGTGCAAGTTCGGGGTCTTGTTTCATCAAATACATCGGTTATCCCTCCGTTTCGTTTATTCGTAGACGGCACGTGCGCCGCCAATGAGTTTTGGTCTTGTTTTTGCCGCAGTGACGGTCGCTTCACCGATCTGTTTGACCGATAAGCGAAGCGGTACGGCAACGCGTTTTAAGTGCATGCCGATCAGAGTAAGGCCGATATCCATGCCTGCGTGTGCGCTGATCGTTTCGACGACGACAGGGTCTGCCATCATCTGCATGGCGACTGTCGCGAACGAACCGCCCGCCTTCGGCACGGGACGCACCGATACTTCTTCCCAGCCGTATCGCTCCATGGCTTCACGCTCGACGACGAGCGCACGGTTGAGATGTTCACAGCATTGCATCGCAAGGTAGATACCATGCTCGCGGCATACGGGCAGGATACCCTTGAGCACAGCTTCGGCGACATCTGCCGAACCGCTCGTGCCGATATGCGCGCCTGC
Coding sequences:
- a CDS encoding TIGR01440 family protein, which codes for MIQQAWTQQAETAVRELIAKAELKQGQVLVLGGSSSEVAGAHIGTSGSADVAEAVLKGILPVCREHGIYLAMQCCEHLNRALVVEREAMERYGWEEVSVRPVPKAGGSFATVAMQMMADPVVVETISAHAGMDIGLTLIGMHLKRVAVPLRLSVKQIGEATVTAAKTRPKLIGGARAVYE